The following is a genomic window from Eubalaena glacialis isolate mEubGla1 chromosome 18, mEubGla1.1.hap2.+ XY, whole genome shotgun sequence.
CCACCTACCGGAGCTGTTCTTCTCCCATGTGGTCGATGTTCAGAGGCTTTTTACGCTCCGACAAGACGCGCACTTTCGTCTCACGCCCGGTCTGGCGCTTACCCCGCTTCTGTTCTGCCTGACGGTTGGAAGGGACATCGTGAGTTGGGGGATGGGTCATCCAGATGGCTCCGCACCTCAGGACCCAGGGGTCCGGTTCCCCaggccctcctccctcagacccaggggtccgggcccccagcccctcctccctcagaccacACCCCCAGACCCTCCCCCCTCAGACGCAGGGGTTCgggctcccagcccctcctccctcacccaaGACCCCCAGACCCTCCCCCCTCCGAGCCAGGGGTCCGGGCCCCCAACACCTCCCCCATCACACTCAGGGGTAGGGGCCCACAGTCCCACCTCCCTCAGcccagacccccagcccctcttccctcagacccaggtgtcccggcccccagcccctcctccctcaaccCAGACCACCAACCCCTCCCCCTTCACACGCAGGGGtcccggcccccagcccctctcccctcagacccaggggtccgggcccccagctccctcctccctcgGCCCAGACCCCCAGCCCCTACCCCTCAAACCCGGGGTCCCGGCCCCCAACGCCACCCACAtcagacccaggggtccgggcccccagcccctcccccctctgacccaggggtccaggcccccagcccctcctccctcagacccaggggtccaggCCCTCCGACACTCACCCCTGAGAGCCAGGGGTCCGGGCCCCCAGCCACGTTTCCCTCAGCCCagaccccctgcccctcccccgagAGACCCAGGAGTCCTGGCCCCCAGGCCCTCCCCCATCACACCCACGGGTCCAGGCCCCCAGTCCCTCCCCTCTGAGACCCAGGGATCCAGGcccacagcccctcctccctcagacccaggtgtcccggcccccagcccctcctccctcaaccCAGACCACCAACCCCTCCCCCTTCACACGCAGGGGtcccggcccccagcccctcccccctcagagcCAAGGGTCCGGGCCCCCAGCGCCTCAGCCCAGACCGCCCAGACCCTCCCgcctcagacccaggggtccgggcccccagcccctcctccctcagcccagACCTCCAGCCTCTCCCCCCAGAGACCCAGGGGTCCGGGCCCCCAACGCCTCCCCactcagacccaggggtccgggccccaggccccgccccccaaAGAGCAAGGGGTCCGGGTCACCAGCGCCTCAGCCCAGACCGCCCAGACCCTCCCactcagacccaggggtccgggCCCCCAGCTCCCTCGGCCCAGACCCCCAGCCCCTACCCCTCAAACCCGGGGTCCCGGCCCCCAACGCCACCCACatcagacccaggggtccaggcccccagcccctcctccctcagcccagACCCCCAGCACTTCCACCCTCAGACCCAGGGCTCCGGGCCCCCTGCTGCTTCCCCCTTCACACCCACGGGTCCAggcccccattccctcctccctcacACCCAGGAGTCCGGGGCCCCCAACCCTCCaccctcagacccaggggtccgggCCGCAAGCCCCTCCTCCGTCAGcccagacccccagcccctccaccctcagacccaggggtccgggcccccagcccctcctccctcagcccagacccccagcccctccccccagagACCCACGGGTCCGGGCCCCCACTCCTTCCCCCATCCAACCCAGGGGTCCGGGGCCCCAGCCCCtactccctcagacccaggggtctgggcccccagcccctcctcccacaTCTTAGGGAGACCAGTCCTTTGCGTACCACACCACCCGTTTCCTGTTGAGGCCCCAGCAGGCTGAACTCACCTTGACCAGGTAACCCCCAAAGTGGGCCCCCATGTTGGACAGAACCTTCTTCTTCTTGGCGTCGTCCTCAGCCCGCTTCTtggcctcttcctcttccttccgcATCTTCTCCTCCTGCGGGAAGAAAGGGGTTAATTCCTGGGCCTCCCTCCAGCACCCTGGACTGAGAGGGGAGGGGGTCTGAGATGGGCACTTGGGAGGGGGCCCTCTTCTGCACTGAGTGAAGCAGGGATCAATCAGACCCAAGCGTAAAACAAGGTCAATATCAGAACAGGCAAGGATGCTGACGgtcccctcctcacctttccaggcctggctgtgtgaccacctGCAAGTCCTTCCTCCTCTTTGAGACTTTATATACCACCCCCAAGGAAAATATTAAACTAGTGGAGGGATGTGCTTGCTTTTTTCTGCATGCTCCAGCCTGAAATGGCCAATGGTGatctttgctgtgtgacctcagtgcAGGCACGTAACCTCTCTGGGACTTACTCTTCCTTAGTCTCATGAGAGGAGAATGACTGTCCTCAGAGGGTCATGGAAGGTAACTTGTGATGGGAGTCGGGAGGCTTGGGGCAGTAAAGAGGCTCTTGGCCTTGAGCCTGAGGAAGAGGTTCTAGAATGCCTTCACTAAGGCATTACCACAACCAGAAAGTCTGCATTGCATGTTCCAGAATTAGTGGCTTGTCCAGACCAAAGCCCCCTCCACACTGGAGAGGCAGGTGAGATGGGCATGATGGTATTGCACTTGTCCAGGATTCCCCACCTGAATTAATTTCCTCTCGCTGCTGTAATTTGCAAACAGAGTGTCTTAAAACAATGAAAGTTTATCAGCTTATagttctgcaggtcagaagtctgaaatgggtctcatgAGCTAAGTCAAGGTATGGACACGGCtgggtccttctggaggcattAGGGGAGATTCACTCCCTTTGCTCTTCCGGCTTCTAGGGGCCACCTGCATCCCTTGGCTCGGGGCCATTGCCTCCATCTTCAAAGGTCCTCCCTtgtataaggacccttgtgataaCATTGGGCTCACCCAGAAAATCCAGGAGAATCTCCcgatctcaagatccttaacttaatcatacctacaaagtcccttttgccaggtAGGTTCCCATATTCATAGTCTCTgggaattaggatgtggacatctttgggagaccAGTCCTTTGCGTACCACACCACCCGTTTCCTGTTCTTTAAAAGTGgtttcagggggcttccctggtggcacagtggttaagaatccgcctgccaatgcaggggacacgggttcgagccctggtccaggaagatcccacatgtcatggagcaactaagcccgtgcgccacaactattgagcctgtgctctagagcccacgagccacacctactgagcctgcatgccacaactagtgaagcccacatgtctagagcccgtgctctgaaacaagagaagccaccgcaatgagaagcccgcgccccgcaacgaagagtagcccccgctcactgcaactagagaaagcccacacgcagcaacgaagacccaatgcagccaataaataaataaataaataaataaataaataaataaataaataaataaataaataaagtggtttgagggactttgctggtggtccagtggttaagactctgtgagggggcatgggttcgatccctggtcggggaactaagatcccacgtgccgcgcagtgtggcaaaaaaaaaaaaagtggtttgagTGAGCCACTCCTGATGCCAAGTCAGGTCATGTTTTCAAGGGTTAAACCAATGGGAGCATTCTAACCACTGTCTCCCAACTAGCCAGTGATTCACTCCACAGTGGACAGGTGAACAATATGAAAACATCCCAGGATTTGTGcaggagacagagaaaagacGAGTTTAAGCCAGAGCTGCTGGTGGCCGTTTGCCACCCCTGCCTGGGAACCatctggtttgcctgggactgatgGGATGCAGGATTTTCAGGGCTCAAACCAGGAAAGCtccaggcaaaccaggatgagTTGCTCACTCTCCTGGACACATTGTCCACAGAAATATTGGCCAAGATGGGAAGATAAAAGCTGGGCCTTTGTGATATTATTTGAGTCCCttgatccagccatgcctgaagcaaGCCATGCCCTAGACCTTTTAGTTATATGAGCCAATAAAGTTCTCTTTCTGCTAAGTTCAGTTTGGGTTGGAGTTTCTGTCCCTTCCAACAGAAAGACCCTTGAATAATACAGCATGAGGACTTTTATGGGATCACAGAGAATATCATGAGTGGAAAATTGCAGTGTCCAGCTGAAAAAGTAACATTTGGGCTCCGGGAGGAGGGGAAACACCCACCACCAGCTTAGCCTGACGCTCGCGCTCCTTCTCGGTTCTGAAGCGCTGTTGCTCAGCTCTCTCCGCCCGGCGCCGCTCCTgggggagagagaagaatgagGGGGCGCAGGGACCACCAGGCACCCCCTTTATCACTTCCCAGGGTAGGTCAAGAGTGGCGATGGGCACCAACTTGGGTACTTTCCCAAAAGTTTCAGCCTTGGGTCTGTAGTGGACGGGAACGTATCTCCCAAGATCCAaaggatggaaggagggagaagaattTGGGGAACCCCACCTCCCTTGACTCACAATGCGTTCTTTTAGCGCCACgagctcctcttcctctttcttccgcTGTTCAAAATGCACATCAATGAGCGTCTGCAGCTCCAGCAGATCTTTTTCCATGCGCTTCCGGTGGATGTCCTAGGGGGCAGAGGGTGGGAGCACGGTCATTCCCCAGGTGGTGCCCCAAGAGGGCGCCAACCTCTCAGCACTTCTGAGAAGCATCAGGAGGGGGAGCCCTTTGCAGCAAGAATTGGTgcggttgggcttccctggtggcccagtggttaagaatccgtctgccaatgcagggcacacatgtttgagccctagtctgggaagataccacatgccacagagcaactaagcccgtgcgccacaactactgagcctgcgctctagagcccgtgagccacaactactgaagcctgtgtgcctagagcccgtgctccgcaacaagagaaggcaccgcaatgagaagcccgcgcaccgcaacgaagagtagcccccgctcgccgcaactagaaaaagtccacgcgcagcaacgaagacccaacgcagccaaaaataaattaaaaaaaaaaaaaaaaagaattggtgaCGTTGACAGCTGGGACAGACGTCCGCCATGCACTGTGTTTCCAGCAGATGGCAGCAAAGCATCGTATTCTGACACTAAACTAAGGGGCTGTCAAGGCACAATTCCAAAAGAAGGGggtaggaaacaaacaaaagggaaaagacaaaaacaaacaaaaaacagtggctAGGAAGGGGCGCCTCTTCCTAATTTGCACCCTATAGGCTAGCAGCCCCTGCTGGGATGGGATGTCTGTTACTTACATCGAAGTCCACACGTTCCCCCTCTGGGATCTTTGGGGGGATCAGCGGAGGTACCACGGGCCGGCTGAGTggacagaagagaagaaacactGAGTAGTCTGACCTCCTTGCTGGGCTGCACCAGCCACACGTGTGCTGAGCGCCTGGAATGTGGCTGGTCCAGATCAGAGGGGCTGTCAGTGAAATGCACTGGATTTCACAGACTTGGTTgaacaaaagaatgtaaaatattttactaataaCGTTTTATATGGATTAATGTTGAAATTACGAGATTTTGGCTATAACAGGTTGAGTAAAATACGCTATTGggattaattttacctgtttggGTTTACTTCTTAAAAGGCTGCTAGtaaaaaagaattgttttttaagttattacatatgtggcttgcattgtATTTGTATTGGGTGGTGCTGCTCTGGGGGACTGCCCTTGTGCTCTCCTTGATTTCCTGCCCTGGGCACTCCCACTTCctggaattttctctttctttggtttctttctttcttttttttttaagctggagaatttatttttattcttgcagTTTTATACTAGGAAGTcaacatttaatttaataattcattGTTCACAATTGATTTATAAGAAACTTTAATCCTTAAATTGTACATCAGTACCCTATGACTCCAAATCTTATTTATCACTCTCCTTCAAGTCTGAAGAAAATGATCATGTAATCTATTAACTTCCACAGACAGCACAGTCCCACTGACATAACATTTGGTTTGAAGTCCTCCACTCATATGAAAATTAAGAATAGCCAGTATCAAACTGGCCTGAAACCTGATTGTGTTCCTGGCTCAGGATACCTGTAGTAAATTTGTAAGTCCACActaagacacaaaaataaactagggTGTGTATATCGTATAAAAAACTTTTCACAGTAgagtaaaaataacattaaaatgttacaaaatttcaATCATATTACAGTGTTTTAATCAATTAGCTTTCAAAATGCCTGATTAACTGAATTAAATGcaaataactttgtatgggattttttttttacgtttgcccagcatttcaaaatggttatggaatataacttttaaaatgtcaaaatacgCTATACATATTGCACTTTTCTGCTAGGCTGGGCTAGTATCCTCCATGGCAAGATACCAAAACTATtgaataaaatacactttaaaatcaataggtattttattaatttccttgaaattatcatcatcattaccaaAACCTTCCAGGATTTTGTAAGATTTGATTCCTTAAATACAGTTTTAAAGTTTAACTTAAGGAATGAAAAAAACCCTCAtatatttgactttttatttccttttttggtcATTCAATGATCAAAgagaattttaaacaaataatgctTCATCTTTCCTGGCTTAACAAAAAGCAACAGTTTCTATTATTCAGATTAAGAGAGTTTTGCCCTTTGATTCATTCGTGGGACACTCTTGTGATTAATGTCATTCACTCCTGTGACTTCGATTATCATCAATTACCGAGGATTCACCAACTCTGTCTCCAGCCCAGACTCTCTCCCAAACCCCAGACTCCAGTAAACAGACGCTTCCTGAACATTTCCTGCCTTTGCACACACCCTGCCCCAACTGAGCTCATCAACCTGTGGGTCTCTCAGTCTGTGGCCCCTTTCCACCCTATGCCCTCTGCTCCAGCTTAGGCCTTTTCCCCTTGAAAACTCACCACATCCTACAGTTCCCTGGCCATGTCATGTGCCTTTGTGCCCCCGGGCCTTTGCACACTCCATTTGCTCTGCCTACAATGCCCTTCCCCTGATATACTCCACCCCTGAGACCTTCCCTCCTCCAACAAGCTTTCCCTGACACTGAAGCACACCTGTGCTTTCATGTGCCCCTGTGCTCTCAGCCAGATCTGATCCTCGGCcccctctgctcagaacccttccatggctccccGGTGCCCCAGAGAATTTCTGCATCTCATGCTCGATTGCTGCCTCCTTGCATCTCCAAGCTTTGTCCCCAATGTCACACCCTCCAGGGGTGAGCTCTCACAGACTTCACTGGTCTGCCTAGTTTGGATCTTTCTCATCAGAATGACCTGTGTCTGCATCTGTTCCCTGAAAAACTAGCCTAGATCCAGCTACTGGACTTTGCACACACCACTCCACTTCGTCATCTACAATCTCCCTTCTACTTCCTTCAGCTAGCAAACTGAAGGACTCCGCCCTCAGGACTCGGCATCACCTCCcctgggaagccttccttgattgcCTAGGGCACAGATAGGGCCCTCTTCTGCACTACCATTGCTGTATCTGGGTCTGTTTCACCAACAGGACAGCAAGAGTCTAACTCTTGCCAAACACAGTGGGAAGTTGACCAGAAATGTTTGTGGAAAGAAGGAATCACTGTCCTTTTCTATGTTTCCATTTCCCCActctccttctctgcctttcTTGCACCCTATCTCTGGAGGTGGGGGACATATTTAAGAGGACATGATTgggacccccaccccccaggatcTCACCTTGGTTTGGGGCGCTCCTCTTCTGGTGGAGGGATACAAAAAGATAATTAGCAAGAGTTCTTGGGGTGGGCATGACACATCCAAAGGAGGGACCCCCCTCCAAGCCTTGGTCCCCACAAGCCCAGTTCCCTTCTCCTGCAGCTCTGGGGGAAGGGTATGGGGGGGGAAGAGGATAAGGGAAATCGGGGTGGCCATAAAGGAGGGAGAGGGTCACACGCATCAGATATACATTCAGAACTGGTGTGGGGATCCCCCTCCCACTTCTCTGGGAACCCAGGTGTCCAAACCCCCAGaccataaggagaaaaaaaaagcaaaccctcAGACCCTCGTTCTACATACCCAGAGCTCCTGCCCTCCATCAAGATCTAGCAGTGCAGGGAGGCCCCAAGCCCCCTCTTCACTCGGTGACCCAGGAGTTgtgtccccagccccctcccccttggggACAGAGGAATACAGACTCCCACCGCTAGTTCCTTCTACAACCCACGCCCCAACCTTTGAATGTATATGAAGGAGGCAAGTAACAGACAGGCGAAGAtgagaggggggaggggtgccTCTCCGCAAACATCCAACCCTTCTATAAGTATTCCTCCAGACTGGGGAAGAAGGCTTGGGTGTCGGTCCCTTTAAGAAGGAAGGGAACGGGTTAAAGCCGTTGCGAGGCTATTTCCCTTCCTGGCCACCAGAGAGCGCGAGAGCTCTCCGGGGCTTAAAGGACCGGGCCTGGGACGGGTTACGGGGACGGGTTACGGGAGCGGGGAGGGAGTCATCTTGGAGGTCAGGGCCCTGAGGACCCCCGAAATCGGCCTCAGGAAGCGAAGCAGCCGCGGTTACCTCGCTCAGCCACCGGCTCCGGCTCctcgggggctggggagggggcgggaggagAAGCGAGGATttggggagctgggggaggggagcagccaTGCCCGGATgcgggaaggggagagaggggagagaggggagaggctgTTAAAGGAGCTGAGGCCGAGGCCATCGAGATCCCCGTCCCGCGCCCACCCAGCCCCCCGGTCCTGCGTCCAGCTCCAGACCTGCGGCGTCCAGGGcctcaccttcctcctcctcctcagcagcCTCCTCTtctggaaggggtgggggagagaagaggaggcgTGAGGAGCCCGGGGCGGGGACGGAAGGGGCTTCAGATGGGGGGAAGAGTGGGGGAGTGCGCAGAGACCCGCGCTCGGGTTCGAGTCTCATCTAGACGGGGggacccctctgggcctcagctgcaAGTGGGCCCACTGAGCTTTTCCCACGGGCTGTGCGGACCAGGAGGGTGGGCGTAGGGCAGGGTGGGCTAAGATGCGCCGAGgtgtccccacctcccctcccccccaaggCCAGCCCACTCTCCACTCACCTTCAGGCTGCTCCCTGGGGACCCGggtgggaaggaaagagggagggggagagttaGGCGCCTTGGCGGTGGGAGGTGTCTCCACCGCTCCAGGGCCCCAGCCCTCCTGCCAGCATCACTCACTCATATTCCTGCTCTTCGGCGTCCGACATCCTGGTGTCCTGGTGTGACCTACGAGCAGCAGAGAACAGGCGGAGTGgggtggggtccagaggaggaggggctgggggcctggagccctgggtctgaggggggaggggctgggggtctggacccctgggtctgaggggggaggggttgggggcctggacccctgggtctgagggaggaggggctgggggcctggagcccTGGGTCTGAGggcggaggggctgggggcctggagccctgggtctgaggggggaggggctgggggtctggacccctgggtctgagggaggaggggctggggaccccCAACTCCTAAAGACTCCTAAACCGCGGGTGAAGACAGCGCATTGGGAGATACGGTCCGGGCAGAGCCCCAAGGCTGCAGCCCCCGCCCCCTGACCACAGCTGTCCCCTTTTGTCTTATGACAAGTCCGTAGGAACCTGATCTGAGTAGGGATTAGGAGAAGGTATTTGGGAAGGGACAGTGGCCCGAAGACAATagctgccccacccccagggtcTATTTTGGGGAGATGTCGTAGAGAGTGACACAGAGGACATCTCCTGAGAAGTATTCGTGGAGGGGGGGGGTTCTAGGATAATTAGTCATACCCGctgccctctcccaccccaggtCCCCTCCCCTTTGGCTGGTTATCTGCCCACCTGTCGCCTCCTTTCACCTTCACCCACTGCCATGGAGGGGACAGGACACATAAGAGCAGCTTCTGTCCCCAGACCTCATCCTGACCCCTAAATACTAAGACTCCCCAATCTCTGAGATCCCCAAGGCGCCCAGGTTGAGAGACCCCACGAAATCCCCATACCCACAGACCCCAATTTATGAATTCTGAAAACCAGTAACTCCTCATATCTCCAGATTCTGAGACTCCAACTGTCGAGACTCCTGATTATGGGTGCCCTAAAATCTTGACCCCCTAGGTCTTGACATCCCCTAAATTCTGAAACCTCGGGACTGTGAGACCCCAAAATCTGGATGCCTAAACTCAAGGGACTGATTCATGATACCCCAAAATATGACATTACAAATTCTAATACCTCCCATCATGAGACATCAGACTCTGCGACCTCGATTCCTAAATCGCCAGATTCTGAGACCCTGCCGCCCAGTTCTGACACCCAGACTGTCTGTCATCCAAGCCCAGGGACTCCCAGTTTCTGAGATTCCCTCAGACTCAGACCTCCGAGGTCCTAAGATGTTATATTCTGGGACACCCAAACCCTGCACTCCCAGCTTCTATAACCCCCAAGTCCTAATACGTTCCCTTCCATCCCCAGTTCCTCCTGGACCGTTACCTGAGGCTGCGTCTGCAGAGGCGTGAGCGGTGGGGCAGTCTTGCTGGGCAGGCTGAAGCACCCCCAGTTTATAGTGGGAGGCTCAGCCCCGCcccagggggagagggagggggagagaattcCTTTCCTCACACTCAGAGGCTGCCCTGCCCCCACTCTGGCTCCACTTTCGGATCGAGGCACCTCCTGGCTGTTCCAAGGCCTCTCCTCCATCCCAAAAGCATTGTCCAGGAACCCCAGGCTGGGTCAGGCCACCCTCGGGCTCCCCATCTCCCAGATCACACAGCACACTATGCTCTGAAGCCCCTGGGCTCAGCACGTAGTAGGTCCTTGGAGGATGCTTATTGATGAAAGGGGTACAAGGGACCCCTTCTCATTCCATGAAGGGGTccctttctctgtgtctctctgggcCTTCACTTCCCATACCCCGTTTCCCTGTCTCTATCTCTCCTTTGTCTCTATGACTCTCcgtctgtgtttctctgtgtgtgtctgtctcagCTTCTCCGTCTCTCCACCTCTGTCCCTGTCCATCTCTctgtccccccctccccacccccatccctttgTCTGCCACCAGGATTCCACCCTGGTGACAACAGGCGCTAAAACGGGGAAACAGGTgtgtgagggggagggggagggggagggggtgtgtcaGGCCCACAGGACCTCACACTCCCCACCTCCATCGGACACTGATCTTTTTTGgtatccccctcccccttcccagccAATCCACAACCTTGAACTCTAGGGGCTTCCTCACCCCTCAGTGCCAGTGTCTGTCTCTCTCCGAATTTCTGATTCTATGCAT
Proteins encoded in this region:
- the TNNT1 gene encoding troponin T, slow skeletal muscle isoform X1, coding for MKEEAAEEEEEGEALDAAAPQILASPPAPSPAPEEPEPVAEREEERPKPSRPVVPPLIPPKIPEGERVDFDDIHRKRMEKDLLELQTLIDVHFEQRKKEEEELVALKERIERRRAERAEQQRFRTEKERERQAKLVEEKMRKEEEEAKKRAEDDAKKKKVLSNMGAHFGGYLVKAEQKRGKRQTGRETKVRVLSERKKPLNIDHMGEEQLREKAQELSDWIHQLESEKFDLMEKMKQQKYEINVLYNRISHAQKFRKGAGKGRVGGRWK
- the TNNT1 gene encoding troponin T, slow skeletal muscle isoform X3, producing the protein MKEEAAEEEEEGEALDAAEEERPKPSRPVVPPLIPPKIPEGERVDFDDIHRKRMEKDLLELQTLIDVHFEQRKKEEEELVALKERIERRRAERAEQQRFRTEKERERQAKLVEEKMRKEEEEAKKRAEDDAKKKKVLSNMGAHFGGYLVKAEQKRGKRQTGRETKVRVLSERKKPLNIDHMGEEQLREKAQELSDWIHQLESEKFDLMEKMKQQKYEINVLYNRISHAQKFRKGAGKGRVGGRWK
- the TNNT1 gene encoding troponin T, slow skeletal muscle isoform X4: MKEEAAEEEEEEEERPKPSRPVVPPLIPPKIPEGERVDFDDIHRKRMEKDLLELQTLIDVHFEQRKKEEEELVALKERIERRRAERAEQQRFRTEKERERQAKLVEEKMRKEEEEAKKRAEDDAKKKKVLSNMGAHFGGYLVKAEQKRGKRQTGRETKVRVLSERKKPLNIDHMGEEQLREKAQELSDWIHQLESEKFDLMEKMKQQKYEINVLYNRISHAQKFRKGAGKGRVGGRWK
- the TNNT1 gene encoding troponin T, slow skeletal muscle isoform X2; protein product: MKEEAAEEEEEAPQILASPPAPSPAPEEPEPVAEREEERPKPSRPVVPPLIPPKIPEGERVDFDDIHRKRMEKDLLELQTLIDVHFEQRKKEEEELVALKERIERRRAERAEQQRFRTEKERERQAKLVEEKMRKEEEEAKKRAEDDAKKKKVLSNMGAHFGGYLVKAEQKRGKRQTGRETKVRVLSERKKPLNIDHMGEEQLREKAQELSDWIHQLESEKFDLMEKMKQQKYEINVLYNRISHAQKFRKGAGKGRVGGRWK
- the TNNT1 gene encoding troponin T, slow skeletal muscle isoform X5; translation: MEKDLLELQTLIDVHFEQRKKEEEELVALKERIERRRAERAEQQRFRTEKERERQAKLVEEKMRKEEEEAKKRAEDDAKKKKVLSNMGAHFGGYLVKAEQKRGKRQTGRETKVRVLSERKKPLNIDHMGEEQLREKAQELSDWIHQLESEKFDLMEKMKQQKYEINVLYNRISHAQKFRKGAGKGRVGGRWK